The Fervidibacillus albus genome contains a region encoding:
- a CDS encoding aminotransferase class I/II-fold pyridoxal phosphate-dependent enzyme, translating to MQYCSRKIDLLPPYLFSTFQKKKKELEEKGVDIIDLGIGSPDLPTPTFIIDRLTEEVKRTKNHRYSPYNGCQEFREAVQYFYKKRYDVHLDLDSEILTLIGSKEGIAHLVQSVINPKDGVFVPNPGYPVYRSAVHLAEGTVFELPLDEKNEYKPMFHVLKRDQIERAKLMFLNYPSNPTTATANFDLFQKAVEFGKTSGIAIAHDNAYNLVTFNGYQSPSILQVSGAKEIAVEFGSLSKSFNMTGWRIGYVVGNRDMIHALAVLKSNVDTSQFLPIQLAAATALTSDLSSVIENNRIFERRMKRMYTLFTKLGLKMNKPRGTIFLWAKVPTPYSSVSFANELLEQTGIIVTPGIAFGTRGEGYIRISLSVDDAKIRQIEKRLERWKGLGGNEHRE from the coding sequence ATGCAATATTGTTCAAGAAAAATTGATTTGTTGCCACCGTATTTGTTTTCAACATTTCAGAAAAAAAAGAAGGAATTGGAAGAAAAAGGGGTCGATATTATCGATCTCGGCATCGGTTCGCCTGATCTACCAACACCGACATTTATAATTGACCGATTGACGGAAGAAGTGAAAAGAACGAAAAATCATCGATATTCTCCCTATAATGGTTGTCAAGAGTTTCGGGAAGCGGTCCAATATTTTTATAAAAAAAGGTATGATGTTCATTTAGATCTTGATTCTGAAATTTTAACTTTAATCGGTTCAAAGGAAGGAATCGCCCATCTCGTTCAATCGGTGATCAATCCGAAAGACGGTGTTTTCGTACCAAATCCCGGTTATCCCGTCTATCGATCAGCTGTTCATTTAGCCGAAGGAACAGTATTCGAATTACCTTTAGATGAAAAAAACGAATATAAGCCAATGTTTCATGTTCTTAAGCGGGATCAAATCGAAAGGGCAAAACTAATGTTTTTAAATTATCCATCAAATCCGACGACAGCCACAGCTAATTTCGACTTGTTTCAAAAAGCGGTCGAATTCGGCAAAACCAGTGGAATTGCCATCGCCCACGACAACGCCTATAATCTTGTGACGTTCAACGGTTATCAATCTCCGAGTATATTGCAAGTATCGGGAGCGAAAGAAATCGCCGTCGAGTTCGGTAGCTTATCGAAAAGCTTCAATATGACAGGGTGGAGAATTGGTTACGTCGTTGGTAATCGGGATATGATTCACGCTTTAGCTGTATTGAAAAGCAATGTCGATACTTCCCAATTTTTACCGATTCAACTGGCAGCAGCTACCGCATTAACAAGTGATTTATCATCGGTAATTGAAAACAACCGGATTTTCGAAAGACGAATGAAAAGGATGTATACTCTTTTTACGAAGTTAGGATTGAAAATGAATAAGCCGAGGGGAACGATTTTTCTTTGGGCAAAAGTACCAACCCCATATAGTTCTGTCTCTTTTGCCAATGAACTGTTAGAACAAACAGGAATTATCGTTACACCGGGCATCGCCTTCGGAACCCGAGGGGAAGGATATATTCGCATCTCTTTATCCGTTGATGATGCAAAAATTCGACAAATTGAAAAACGGTTGGAGCGTTGGAAAGGTTTGGGAGGGAATGAACATAGGGAATAA
- a CDS encoding aldehyde dehydrogenase family protein yields the protein MPTLTEVINPANGQVIAKVPLSNEKEVREAVKAAKRAQKQWAKVPAPQRAEILYTVGNILKERKEELARLLTLENGKVMEEARGEVQEGIDMAFYMAGEGRRLFGQTTPAELKNKFAMSVRVPVGVVGIITPWNFPIAIASWKSFPAIVAGNAVIWKPATETPIMAFELAKIFEEAGLPKGILNVVFGKGSTVGEAIVQHPDIQVISFTGSNEVGRKIASECGRQLKKVSLEMGGKNAVIVMEDANLDLAIDGIIWSAFGTSGQRCTACSRVIVHKGVKEQVEKRLLEKIEQLKIGNGLDERVNVGPIINQGSLEKIHRYVEIGKREGATLLTGGYPLTEDEYGKGWFYAPTLFTDVHPNMRIAQEEIFGPVVAIIPVSSFEEAIDVNNRVTYGLSSSIFTSDVNRVFQAQRDLDTGIVYVNAGTIGAEIHLPFGGTKGTGNGHRDSGVQALDVFTEWRSVYVDYSGKLQRAQIDIE from the coding sequence ATGCCGACGTTGACGGAGGTAATCAATCCAGCCAATGGTCAAGTCATTGCAAAGGTGCCGTTGTCCAATGAAAAGGAAGTGCGTGAGGCTGTTAAAGCGGCGAAACGTGCACAAAAACAATGGGCGAAGGTACCCGCTCCTCAACGGGCAGAAATTTTATATACGGTTGGAAATATTTTGAAAGAACGAAAGGAAGAACTTGCCCGATTACTAACGCTTGAAAACGGAAAAGTCATGGAAGAAGCTCGAGGAGAAGTTCAAGAAGGCATTGATATGGCATTTTATATGGCCGGTGAAGGGCGACGTCTTTTCGGTCAAACAACACCTGCCGAGTTAAAAAATAAATTCGCCATGAGTGTCCGCGTACCCGTTGGAGTGGTCGGAATCATTACCCCCTGGAATTTCCCAATCGCCATCGCTTCTTGGAAATCGTTCCCAGCTATCGTGGCGGGAAATGCCGTCATTTGGAAACCTGCTACAGAAACGCCAATCATGGCTTTTGAATTGGCAAAAATTTTTGAAGAAGCCGGTCTTCCGAAAGGGATTTTAAATGTCGTATTCGGAAAAGGATCGACCGTAGGCGAGGCGATCGTCCAGCATCCGGATATTCAAGTGATTTCCTTTACTGGATCGAACGAAGTCGGACGGAAAATCGCCAGCGAATGTGGTCGCCAATTGAAAAAAGTGTCCCTCGAAATGGGCGGAAAAAATGCGGTCATTGTAATGGAGGATGCCAATCTCGATTTGGCCATAGACGGCATTATTTGGAGTGCCTTTGGAACGAGTGGTCAACGTTGTACAGCTTGTAGCCGTGTCATCGTTCATAAAGGAGTAAAGGAACAGGTTGAAAAACGATTGCTGGAAAAAATCGAACAATTAAAAATCGGAAATGGTCTCGATGAACGGGTGAATGTCGGGCCTATTATTAATCAAGGGAGTTTGGAAAAAATTCATCGATATGTGGAAATCGGAAAACGGGAGGGCGCGACATTACTTACAGGGGGTTATCCTTTAACGGAAGATGAATATGGGAAAGGTTGGTTTTACGCACCGACTTTATTTACCGACGTTCATCCGAACATGCGAATTGCCCAAGAAGAAATTTTCGGTCCGGTTGTCGCAATCATTCCTGTTTCCAGTTTTGAAGAGGCAATCGATGTAAATAATCGGGTCACCTATGGCCTTTCCAGTTCGATTTTCACAAGTGATGTAAACAGAGTATTTCAAGCACAACGGGATTTGGATACGGGGATCGTGTATGTAAATGCCGGAACGATTGGAGCGGAAATCCATCTCCCCTTTGGTGGAACGAAGGGAACGGGAAATGGGCATCGGGACTCTGGCGTTCAGGCGTTGGACGTATTTACCGAATGGCGATCCGTATATGTTGATTATAGTGGAAAATTACAACGCGCCCAAATCGACATTGAATAA
- a CDS encoding saccharopine dehydrogenase family protein, whose protein sequence is MKIVVLGAGLMGKEVARDLVRSTVVEEVELADVDYDKAKVASSEIHHAKLKIYQLDANNEQQLAQLMNNYDVVVNALFYKFNKIVAKTAIKTGTHSVDLGGHIQQITNQILEWKEEARKAKVTIIPDLGVAPGMINILTGYGASKLQNPDSVKLYVGGIPLRPAPPLEYNHVFSLDGLFDHYTDPSTIIRDGKKTTVPSLSEIETVYFDKFGPLEAFHTSGGTSTLLNTFSNLTTLEYKTIRYPGHAAKFQFLKDLHLLSRNPIHFNRSISISPRDMLLKVMEPLLSLEDQEDVVLLRVIVSGEHKGKQTTITYEMVTYKEKETGITAMAKATAGTISVVAQMIGSGIIRKRGIFAPEEIVPGDIYIEEMDKRNVHIIEKVEKDT, encoded by the coding sequence TTGAAAATCGTCGTTTTAGGGGCTGGGTTAATGGGGAAAGAAGTAGCAAGGGATTTGGTAAGAAGTACGGTAGTGGAGGAAGTCGAGTTAGCAGACGTTGATTATGATAAAGCAAAGGTTGCTAGTAGTGAGATTCATCATGCGAAACTGAAAATCTATCAACTTGATGCAAACAACGAACAACAATTGGCACAGTTGATGAACAATTATGATGTAGTCGTTAATGCGTTATTTTACAAATTTAATAAAATCGTTGCAAAAACAGCGATTAAAACCGGTACCCACTCCGTCGATTTAGGTGGGCATATACAACAAATTACTAATCAAATATTAGAATGGAAGGAAGAAGCGAGAAAGGCAAAGGTTACAATTATACCTGATCTCGGGGTCGCGCCGGGAATGATCAACATTTTGACCGGTTACGGCGCAAGTAAGTTACAAAACCCGGATTCGGTCAAACTGTACGTCGGCGGAATTCCGTTACGACCTGCACCACCCCTTGAATACAATCACGTATTTTCGTTGGATGGCTTATTCGACCACTATACGGATCCATCGACCATTATTCGAGACGGAAAAAAAACAACTGTTCCTTCCCTTTCCGAAATCGAAACGGTGTATTTCGACAAATTTGGACCGCTGGAAGCTTTTCATACATCGGGAGGAACGTCCACGTTATTAAATACGTTTTCGAATCTCACGACGTTGGAATATAAAACAATTCGGTATCCTGGTCATGCAGCGAAGTTTCAATTTCTGAAAGACCTACATCTATTGAGTCGCAATCCGATTCATTTCAATCGTTCCATATCGATTTCTCCCCGTGATATGTTATTAAAAGTAATGGAACCGCTTCTTTCGTTAGAGGATCAAGAAGATGTCGTTCTTTTGAGAGTGATCGTATCCGGTGAACATAAAGGAAAACAGACGACGATTACTTACGAAATGGTTACGTATAAAGAAAAAGAAACGGGAATTACAGCGATGGCTAAGGCAACTGCGGGAACGATTTCCGTCGTCGCCCAGATGATCGGTAGCGGCATCATTCGGAAAAGAGGGATTTTCGCTCCAGAAGAAATTGTTCCCGGTGACATATATATAGAGGAAATGGATAAAAGAAACGTCCATATCATTGAAAAAGTTGAAAAAGACACATAA
- a CDS encoding YceI family protein: MKRKWKVDPMHSEIGFSVKHMMISKVKGTFNNFNANIFADPNDLTTADIEVTVDLESIDTRNDDRDAHLKSADFFEIERFPHMTFRAVNIEKKGEQRYDVIGDLTIRDVTRRETFTVTVGGVAKDPMTGVEKAGFIGEGMINRKNYGLVWNAALESGGVLVGEEIDILISIEAEKVA; encoded by the coding sequence ATGAAAAGGAAATGGAAAGTGGATCCAATGCATAGCGAAATTGGTTTTTCGGTAAAACATATGATGATTTCAAAAGTGAAAGGAACGTTTAACAATTTTAATGCAAACATTTTCGCAGATCCGAATGATTTAACGACGGCGGACATCGAAGTAACCGTCGACTTAGAAAGTATAGACACGCGAAATGATGATAGGGATGCACATTTGAAGTCAGCCGATTTTTTTGAGATTGAACGTTTCCCACATATGACTTTTCGAGCAGTGAACATCGAAAAAAAAGGAGAACAACGATATGATGTCATTGGAGATTTAACGATTCGCGATGTAACACGGCGGGAAACTTTTACGGTAACCGTTGGTGGAGTTGCTAAAGATCCGATGACCGGTGTCGAAAAGGCGGGATTTATCGGTGAAGGAATGATTAATCGAAAAAACTATGGACTCGTTTGGAATGCAGCTTTAGAAAGTGGTGGAGTACTCGTCGGTGAAGAGATCGATATTTTAATTTCCATCGAAGCGGAAAAAGTAGCATAG
- a CDS encoding winged helix-turn-helix transcriptional regulator, producing MCKDRCRKVEKALTMLSKRWTGLIIYQLLKGPQRFCEIENAISISGRLLSERLKDLEKEGIVNRKVFPEVPVRVEYSLTDKGMALEPVMVELERWSQSFINIEKD from the coding sequence ATGTGTAAAGACCGATGCCGGAAAGTTGAAAAGGCTTTGACTATGCTTAGTAAACGTTGGACGGGTCTTATTATTTATCAATTATTAAAGGGGCCTCAACGATTTTGTGAGATCGAAAATGCGATTTCTATTAGCGGTAGGCTCTTATCGGAACGATTGAAGGATTTGGAAAAAGAAGGTATCGTCAATCGGAAGGTTTTTCCAGAAGTCCCCGTTCGTGTCGAATATTCGTTAACAGATAAGGGGATGGCGTTAGAACCAGTGATGGTCGAATTAGAACGTTGGTCACAATCTTTTATAAACATTGAAAAGGATTGA
- a CDS encoding S1C family serine protease has protein sequence MDEKRMNAEEEKVIDNIGEKEDINATEREENSTASEQNQMNEQLSSSNLDKEEEQGTISTKPNNPKRKKSFMKGLASNVTVGVISSLLTVSIVSYTGLPDFHDGEDSGIQVEESSELNLQGATDTIYTSTFQQTDESTIADIVEEVSPAIVGVVNLQQVQDRFNMETEEVESGSGSGVIFYKDDDYGYIITNNHVIEDASVVEVSLYNGNQVEAEIVGADALTDLAVLRIDEQYVDKVATFGDSSALRTGDEVIAIGNPLGLEFSRTVTQGIISGTERNITVETSAGEWELTVLQTDAAINPGNSGGALINSQGEVIGINSLKIAETDVEGIGFAIPSNDVLPIAEELMENGSIKRAYLGVQLYNVSEIAQFYRQNLVGSLETGVFITGVENGSPADVAGLQENDVIVAIDDEEIETATDLRKYLYQYVEPGEKITLTIYRDGQEESITVQTAEN, from the coding sequence ATGGATGAAAAACGAATGAATGCGGAAGAAGAAAAGGTAATTGATAACATTGGGGAAAAGGAAGACATAAATGCCACGGAAAGGGAAGAAAACTCGACAGCTAGCGAACAAAATCAAATGAACGAACAACTTTCAAGTAGTAATTTGGACAAAGAGGAAGAACAGGGAACGATCAGTACGAAACCGAACAATCCGAAACGGAAAAAATCGTTTATGAAAGGATTGGCATCGAATGTAACCGTTGGGGTAATCAGTTCCTTGTTAACCGTGTCGATCGTTTCTTATACCGGTTTACCTGATTTCCACGATGGAGAAGATTCTGGCATTCAAGTGGAAGAAAGCAGTGAATTGAATTTGCAAGGTGCTACAGATACGATTTACACGAGTACGTTCCAACAAACGGATGAATCGACAATTGCGGATATTGTCGAAGAAGTTTCCCCAGCCATCGTCGGCGTTGTCAATCTTCAACAAGTTCAAGATCGATTCAATATGGAAACGGAGGAAGTAGAATCCGGTTCCGGATCAGGGGTCATTTTTTATAAAGATGACGATTACGGATATATTATTACGAACAATCACGTCATTGAGGACGCCAGTGTAGTAGAAGTTTCTCTTTACAACGGAAATCAAGTGGAAGCGGAAATCGTTGGTGCGGATGCTTTAACCGATCTGGCAGTACTCCGAATCGATGAACAATATGTAGATAAGGTGGCAACGTTCGGTGATTCGTCGGCTTTACGGACAGGTGATGAAGTAATTGCAATCGGTAATCCCCTCGGATTAGAATTTTCTCGAACGGTTACACAAGGAATCATCAGTGGAACGGAGCGGAATATTACCGTGGAAACTTCCGCTGGTGAATGGGAACTAACCGTTTTACAAACGGATGCGGCCATTAATCCTGGAAACAGTGGAGGAGCTTTAATTAACAGTCAAGGGGAAGTAATTGGAATTAACAGTTTGAAAATTGCTGAGACGGATGTGGAAGGCATCGGTTTTGCCATCCCGAGTAATGATGTCCTCCCCATTGCCGAGGAACTTATGGAAAACGGTTCTATTAAACGGGCGTATTTAGGTGTTCAATTGTATAACGTTTCCGAAATTGCCCAGTTTTATCGCCAAAATTTAGTTGGATCTTTGGAAACAGGAGTATTCATCACCGGCGTGGAAAATGGATCGCCAGCGGATGTGGCAGGACTTCAAGAAAACGACGTAATCGTTGCAATCGATGATGAAGAAATTGAAACAGCAACAGATTTGCGAAAGTATTTATATCAATATGTAGAACCAGGAGAAAAAATTACGTTAACTATTTACAGGGATGGACAAGAAGAATCGATCACCGTACAGACGGCTGAAAATTAA
- a CDS encoding TAXI family TRAP transporter solute-binding subunit, whose product MKKKKWSVLAIIALGVILLLSACSDSDSSGGDGGEKDLVMGTGSQGGTYFGLGSEMANVWNNNIENINVTATESGASIENLGKIASGDFDLGMTVNLPAYNALEGVGEFEGKKVENFAFIGHIYPEVLQVITRESTGVNSIEDLKGKRIAIGPPGSGTQTAAKIVLAAYGIEDGDYEQYQEGFGDAKAKLQDGTIDASFGLLGLPSSSIDELNVAVGDVKILNIEGDALSYVEENGGYSPFTIPSDSYEWLDSDVQTVSAFAILVANTDTVDDDTAYQLAKVMIENADENTHPQSKHTTKENALNGLGDLPLHPGAEKYYEEIGLR is encoded by the coding sequence GTGAAAAAGAAGAAATGGTCAGTGTTGGCAATCATCGCATTGGGGGTCATTTTGTTATTATCCGCCTGCTCTGACTCAGATTCTTCCGGAGGTGATGGAGGAGAAAAGGATCTAGTGATGGGTACCGGTTCTCAAGGTGGAACGTATTTCGGATTAGGGAGTGAAATGGCGAACGTTTGGAACAATAATATTGAAAACATCAACGTAACGGCGACAGAATCCGGCGCATCCATTGAAAATTTAGGGAAGATTGCAAGCGGTGATTTTGATTTAGGGATGACCGTTAATTTACCTGCATACAACGCTTTGGAAGGTGTCGGAGAATTCGAAGGAAAGAAAGTCGAAAACTTTGCCTTTATCGGGCATATTTATCCGGAAGTGCTACAAGTAATCACGCGGGAAAGCACCGGGGTAAATAGTATCGAAGACTTAAAAGGCAAACGGATCGCCATTGGACCACCGGGAAGTGGAACACAGACGGCAGCGAAAATCGTACTTGCGGCTTACGGAATTGAAGATGGGGATTACGAACAGTACCAAGAGGGATTCGGAGATGCGAAAGCAAAATTACAAGATGGAACGATCGATGCTTCCTTTGGATTGCTCGGTTTACCAAGTTCAAGCATCGATGAGTTGAATGTGGCGGTCGGCGATGTGAAAATATTAAACATCGAAGGGGATGCACTAAGCTACGTGGAAGAAAACGGGGGATATTCACCGTTTACCATTCCGAGCGATTCGTATGAATGGTTAGATAGCGATGTGCAAACTGTTTCCGCCTTTGCGATTTTAGTCGCTAATACTGATACGGTAGACGATGATACTGCTTATCAATTGGCGAAAGTGATGATTGAAAACGCCGATGAAAATACCCATCCGCAATCGAAACATACGACGAAGGAAAATGCTTTAAACGGACTCGGGGATCTTCCATTACATCCGGGAGCCGAAAAATATTATGAAGAAATCGGTTTACGATAA
- a CDS encoding TRAP transporter permease: MALFKKNKEMETESLSAEQILEKYDRESTYRRNLGKWAWVVTFIGVYLTLFHLYTGFRGAFASQIQGPIHLGTALGLIFLLYPAKKGLHRKQKGVPWYDVILAFTALFVGYYNVIFYEELVTERIIFGYNTLDVIVASLGVLLVLEAARRSVGLPIVIVASIAILYAMFGNFIPTKLFAHRGFSWETVVTDLYLTTKGIYSTPIQVSSTFIFLFLLFGVILIKTGVGQFFNDLAFALTGRFTGGQAKAAVVASLMQGMVSGSSVANTVGSGSFTIPMMKKAGYRPEFAAATEASASTGGQIMPPIMGAAAFIMAMYTETPYSFVMLAAIIPALLYFSGVFLGVHFESKKLGIVGVSSSELPSIKQLLLKRGYLILPLIVIFYTLLSGRTPMRAALIAIFVSFVVGLFQRETRLTPMKLLKAFEEGARTALPVIAACGSAGIIVGVIVQTGLGARIANGVIALGSGMVITTLFFTMIASLILGMGLPTTANYIVTASMAAPALVLGLDVPVLAAHMFVFYFGIVADITPPVSLAAYAGAGLARANPFKTGLTAFKLATAAYIIPYIFVIHPELILIDAQPLSLIISVITALLGMVGISSSMIGYFARQTVKWERFALFVGGMSLIIPNVYISVAGLLILVSVYFVQSKRPKDERKDTGVTAMG; this comes from the coding sequence ATGGCATTATTTAAAAAAAACAAGGAGATGGAAACGGAATCCCTTTCAGCTGAACAAATCTTAGAAAAATATGATAGGGAAAGTACGTACCGAAGAAATCTTGGAAAATGGGCATGGGTCGTTACGTTTATCGGGGTGTATTTAACCCTTTTCCACTTATATACAGGATTTCGTGGGGCATTTGCTTCACAAATTCAAGGACCGATTCATCTCGGAACAGCCCTCGGATTAATTTTTTTATTGTATCCCGCGAAAAAAGGATTGCATCGAAAACAGAAAGGCGTTCCTTGGTACGACGTCATCCTTGCCTTCACAGCGTTGTTCGTCGGCTATTACAACGTTATTTTTTACGAAGAACTTGTGACGGAACGAATCATTTTCGGATACAATACGTTAGATGTCATCGTTGCCTCCCTCGGCGTTTTACTCGTTTTAGAAGCGGCGCGGAGAAGCGTCGGGCTTCCGATCGTAATCGTTGCAAGCATTGCGATTCTCTATGCGATGTTCGGAAATTTCATCCCAACAAAATTATTTGCCCATCGCGGTTTTTCATGGGAAACGGTCGTAACGGATTTATATTTAACGACAAAAGGAATATATAGCACCCCCATTCAAGTTTCCTCAACCTTTATATTCTTATTCCTTTTGTTTGGTGTCATTTTAATAAAAACCGGTGTCGGTCAATTTTTTAATGATTTAGCCTTTGCACTAACCGGTCGATTCACCGGCGGACAGGCAAAAGCTGCGGTCGTCGCAAGTCTTATGCAAGGGATGGTCTCAGGTAGTTCTGTCGCCAATACCGTTGGAAGTGGCTCCTTTACAATTCCGATGATGAAAAAGGCAGGATATAGACCGGAATTTGCCGCTGCAACGGAAGCGAGCGCATCGACCGGTGGACAAATCATGCCTCCGATTATGGGTGCCGCAGCATTTATTATGGCGATGTATACGGAAACGCCATACAGTTTCGTCATGCTAGCTGCTATCATACCCGCCCTTTTATATTTCTCTGGTGTTTTCCTCGGTGTCCATTTCGAATCGAAAAAGTTAGGAATTGTAGGTGTATCGAGCTCCGAATTGCCGAGTATAAAACAATTGCTACTCAAAAGAGGGTATTTAATTTTACCGTTAATCGTAATCTTTTATACCCTTTTGTCTGGAAGGACGCCGATGCGTGCAGCTTTAATTGCCATTTTCGTTTCCTTTGTCGTCGGATTGTTCCAACGGGAAACCCGTTTAACGCCGATGAAATTACTAAAAGCGTTTGAAGAAGGGGCACGAACGGCATTACCGGTCATTGCCGCCTGCGGTTCGGCGGGAATTATCGTCGGTGTCATCGTTCAAACCGGATTAGGGGCGCGGATTGCCAACGGGGTCATTGCCCTCGGTAGTGGAATGGTCATAACAACGTTATTTTTTACGATGATTGCCAGTCTCATCCTCGGTATGGGGTTACCGACGACGGCGAATTACATCGTTACGGCGTCCATGGCTGCACCCGCATTAGTATTAGGTTTGGATGTACCTGTTTTGGCCGCCCATATGTTCGTATTTTATTTTGGAATCGTTGCGGATATTACACCACCCGTAAGTTTAGCCGCCTATGCGGGAGCCGGTTTGGCACGGGCGAATCCGTTTAAAACAGGACTTACTGCTTTTAAATTGGCGACTGCTGCCTATATTATTCCGTATATATTTGTGATCCATCCGGAACTAATTTTAATTGATGCACAACCGTTATCGTTAATCATTTCTGTCATAACGGCACTACTCGGTATGGTTGGCATTAGCAGTTCGATGATCGGCTACTTTGCTCGACAAACGGTCAAGTGGGAAAGATTTGCGTTATTTGTAGGAGGGATGTCGTTAATTATCCCGAACGTGTATATAAGTGTTGCCGGTTTACTCATCTTAGTTTCCGTTTATTTCGTCCAATCAAAGCGCCCGAAGGATGAAAGAAAGGATACCGGAGTTACCGCAATGGGATAA
- the thiT gene encoding energy-coupled thiamine transporter ThiT, which produces MEKRLPLQVLLEIALMAALAFVIDLLIPSIKPMPSVYLNFSMIPIFILAFRRGVIPSAIAGMIWGLLQIITGEAWILHPIQTIMEYIIALAFIGVAGIFKNQIQTHFQSGHKNSGLIIVTVAIIVGSLSRYFWHFLAGFFFWVELYEMPVEEGLWFSLWTNGLSGIGSGILCAVIVGFLFVTSTQFIKQSIS; this is translated from the coding sequence ATGGAAAAAAGACTACCTTTACAAGTTTTATTGGAAATCGCCTTGATGGCGGCTTTGGCATTTGTAATCGATCTACTTATTCCATCGATCAAGCCGATGCCGAGCGTCTACTTAAACTTTTCGATGATTCCTATTTTTATTCTCGCCTTTCGAAGGGGAGTGATTCCGAGTGCAATCGCCGGCATGATTTGGGGGCTATTGCAAATTATCACCGGAGAGGCTTGGATTCTTCATCCGATACAAACGATTATGGAATATATCATCGCCTTAGCATTCATCGGAGTAGCAGGGATATTTAAAAATCAAATTCAAACGCATTTCCAATCAGGGCACAAAAATAGTGGATTAATAATTGTAACAGTTGCAATTATTGTCGGGAGTTTATCACGATATTTTTGGCATTTTCTCGCTGGTTTTTTCTTTTGGGTGGAATTGTATGAAATGCCTGTAGAGGAAGGGCTTTGGTTTTCCCTTTGGACAAACGGGTTATCCGGCATCGGTTCCGGCATATTATGCGCTGTAATCGTCGGTTTTCTCTTTGTCACATCCACGCAGTTTATTAAACAATCTATATCGTAA
- a CDS encoding HAD-IIB family hydrolase: MEEIIEFEQTHSFSKHEILKLVKERFEKGNVSFVDGLTELNQIPNLEIYKIIAFSMDIEKLKKTEKLLFAEPDIAVTSSGIGNIEITHIHAQKGTALEWFVQSKGRSLKNTMAIGDSFNDQSMLKKVACPVAMGNAPEDIKQIARFVTDTNRNEGFAKAIYKILEENEKES; the protein is encoded by the coding sequence ATGGAGGAAATTATTGAATTTGAACAGACGCACAGTTTTTCAAAACATGAAATATTAAAACTAGTGAAGGAACGTTTTGAAAAAGGAAATGTTTCCTTTGTAGACGGATTAACGGAACTTAATCAAATCCCAAACTTAGAAATTTATAAAATTATCGCCTTTTCCATGGACATCGAAAAACTGAAAAAGACGGAGAAATTATTATTTGCAGAACCCGATATTGCAGTCACTTCTTCGGGAATCGGGAACATCGAAATAACTCATATACATGCCCAAAAAGGAACCGCCTTGGAATGGTTTGTTCAATCAAAGGGTCGATCTTTAAAAAATACAATGGCCATCGGGGATAGTTTTAATGATCAGTCGATGTTAAAAAAAGTCGCATGTCCCGTCGCCATGGGTAATGCGCCAGAAGATATTAAACAGATCGCTCGGTTCGTGACGGATACGAATCGGAATGAAGGTTTTGCAAAAGCGATATATAAAATATTAGAGGAGAATGAAAAGGAATCGTAA
- a CDS encoding HAD family hydrolase — protein sequence MEITCIATDMDGTLLNEERKISEESKKALMLAKEAGIEIVIATGRSPQFAQFPLQEAGVQLPVICMNGAQIYSEKMELLLSRPLFVEQVKQISEVLTKKQVYFEFYTNQGHYSFDQKLAQLTWRKLLNLNRRTVFQNMKY from the coding sequence ATGGAAATTACATGTATCGCTACGGATATGGACGGGACACTCCTTAATGAAGAGCGAAAAATAAGTGAAGAAAGTAAAAAAGCATTAATGTTAGCGAAAGAAGCGGGCATCGAAATCGTCATCGCCACCGGTCGTTCTCCACAATTCGCTCAGTTCCCACTACAGGAAGCGGGCGTGCAATTGCCCGTAATTTGTATGAACGGGGCACAAATTTATTCGGAAAAAATGGAGCTTCTCCTTTCTCGACCGCTATTCGTTGAACAAGTCAAACAAATATCCGAAGTTTTAACGAAAAAACAAGTTTACTTTGAATTTTATACGAATCAAGGTCACTATTCCTTCGATCAAAAATTGGCCCAGTTAACATGGAGGAAATTATTGAATTTGAACAGACGCACAGTTTTTCAAAACATGAAATATTAA